The Carassius auratus strain Wakin chromosome 40, ASM336829v1, whole genome shotgun sequence genome has a segment encoding these proteins:
- the LOC113058201 gene encoding uncharacterized protein LOC113058201 yields MQILAMIMMMILMISSHSALATQSLTCHNDYHNTFSCVWNTSKLDVIPPVQPETICWIHVMAKKMRQTKEMVQMFADPAQPHIRSATVGFKGQSFPTISLGTTLHEEVHCDNYTNPMAEIALHNSKNSAVKAAPPEGVEVHGINASWSFVPPRGPLQKYKEFEVQYRSVAQSWKDVANDTINTNETQIKLPEDRLPSNQQYVIRVRVRYQKKLLPNAVWSDWSEEYNWTSTVGQRHHTQGNTHLSDTDTHTLTHSLNHTFMYCYTLTLSSASTEIFQLESSVAGITLTVITLAIILTL; encoded by the exons ATGCAGATTCTGgctatgataatgatgatgattttgaTGATATCATCACATTCAGCTCTTGCAACTCAAA GTTTAACATGTCATAATGATTACCACAACACCTTCAGTTGTGTTTGGAACACCTCAAAACTGGATGTGATCCCTCCAGTCCAGCCAGAGACCATCTGTTGGATTCATGTAATGGCTAAGAAGAT gcgTCAGACTAAAGAGATGGTGCAGATGTTTGCAGACCCGGCACAGCCTCATATACGCTCTGCCACAGTGGGTTTTAAAGGACAG AGTTTCCCTACAATATCATTGGGGACCACATTACATGAAGAAGTCCATTGTGACAACTACACAAATCCCATGGCTGAAATAGCACTACATAATTCAAAAAACAGTG cagTGAAAGCAGCTCCTCCTGAGGGAGTGGAAGTTCATGGGATCAATGCTTCATGGAGTTTTGTTCCTCCAAGAGGTCCtttacagaaatataaagagtTTGAAGTCCAGTACAGATCTGTTGCTCAGAGCTGGAAG GATGTGGCAAACGATACCATTAACACTAATGAAACTCAAATCAAGCTGCCAGAGGACCGTTTGCCCTCAAATCAGCAGTACGTGATCAGGGTGAGAGTCAGGTATCAAAAGAAACTCCTGCCCAATGCCGTGTGGAGCGACTGGAGTGAAGAGTACAACTGGACGTCTACTGTGGGTCAGAGACACCACACACAAGGCAACACACACCTgtctgacacagacacacacacactcactcactcactcaatcacacaTTCATGTACTGCTATACTCTAACGCTCTCATCAGCCTCTACAGAGATCTTCCAGCTGGAATCATCTGTAGCCGGGATCACGCTCACAGTAATCACTCTGGCCATCatattaaccctctga